From a region of the Pseudanabaena sp. ABRG5-3 genome:
- the acs gene encoding acetate--CoA ligase, producing the protein MSQPTIESVLQEKRLFEPSAEFSQAAHIKSLEEYKQIYDRAAADPAAFWADLADKELHWFEKWHTVLDWQPPSVKWFDGGKINISYNCLDRHLTTWRKNKAALIWEGENGDSRTLTYAQLHREVCQFANALKQLGVNKGDRVGIYMPMIPEAAIAMLACARIGAVHGVVFGGFSAEALRDRLVDAEAKLVITADGGWRKDVIVPLKDQVDKAIANGAVPSVTDVLVVKRTGQNIHMSAGRDHWWHDLQQGVSAKCEAEPMESEDMLFVLYTSGSTGKPKGVVHTTAGYNLYSHMTTKWIFDLKDTDVYWCTADVGWITGHSYIVYGPLSNGATTLMYEGAPRASNLGCFWDVIEKYQVTVFYTAPTAIRSFIKMGEHHPNTRDLTSLRLLGTVGEPINPEAWMWYHRVIGGSRCPIVDTWWQTETGGIMITALPGAIPTKPGSATLPFPGIIPDIVDLEGDPAQSNEGGYLIVRHPWPGMMRTVYGDPERFRKSYWEHIPPKDGKYVYFAGDGARKDEDGYYWVMGRVDDVINVAGHRLGTMEIESALVSHPAVAEAAVVGKPDEVKGEDIFAFVILEGDRQPSDELAKELKKHVVAEIGAIARPSEIRFAEALPKTRSGKIMRRLLRSLAAGQEITSDTSTLEDRSILDKLREGA; encoded by the coding sequence ATGTCTCAACCCACGATTGAATCCGTTTTACAAGAAAAGCGCTTATTTGAGCCATCGGCTGAGTTCTCGCAAGCTGCTCACATTAAGAGTTTAGAAGAATACAAACAAATATACGATCGCGCCGCCGCCGATCCTGCTGCTTTTTGGGCAGACCTTGCGGATAAAGAATTACATTGGTTTGAGAAATGGCACACCGTTCTCGATTGGCAACCCCCATCGGTGAAATGGTTTGATGGCGGCAAAATTAATATCTCCTATAACTGCCTCGATCGCCACTTAACTACATGGCGCAAGAATAAGGCGGCTCTAATTTGGGAAGGCGAAAATGGCGATTCGCGCACCCTCACCTATGCCCAATTACATCGCGAAGTATGTCAGTTTGCTAATGCCCTTAAGCAATTAGGAGTGAACAAAGGCGATCGCGTTGGGATTTATATGCCAATGATTCCAGAAGCGGCGATCGCCATGCTTGCCTGTGCCAGAATCGGCGCAGTACATGGTGTGGTATTTGGCGGGTTTAGTGCTGAAGCTTTGCGCGATCGGCTTGTGGATGCCGAAGCAAAATTGGTGATCACTGCCGATGGTGGTTGGCGTAAGGACGTAATCGTGCCATTAAAAGACCAAGTAGATAAGGCGATCGCTAATGGAGCCGTACCTTCCGTTACCGATGTGCTAGTTGTGAAGCGCACAGGTCAGAATATCCATATGAGTGCTGGTCGCGATCATTGGTGGCATGACCTCCAGCAAGGTGTTTCCGCGAAATGTGAAGCCGAACCAATGGAAAGCGAAGATATGCTGTTCGTTCTCTATACTTCAGGTAGCACAGGCAAACCAAAGGGAGTCGTCCATACTACCGCAGGCTATAACCTCTATAGCCACATGACCACCAAATGGATTTTTGACCTCAAGGATACCGATGTCTATTGGTGTACTGCTGATGTAGGCTGGATTACAGGACATAGCTACATTGTCTATGGCCCTCTCTCCAATGGTGCAACGACCTTAATGTACGAAGGAGCACCGAGAGCATCAAATCTCGGTTGTTTCTGGGATGTGATTGAGAAATATCAGGTCACGGTTTTCTATACCGCACCTACCGCGATCCGTTCCTTTATCAAAATGGGCGAACATCATCCGAATACGCGCGATTTAACTTCGCTCCGTCTTTTAGGAACTGTCGGCGAACCGATTAACCCCGAAGCTTGGATGTGGTATCACCGTGTCATCGGTGGTAGCCGTTGCCCAATTGTCGATACATGGTGGCAAACGGAAACAGGCGGGATTATGATTACCGCATTACCGGGGGCAATTCCTACGAAACCTGGTTCTGCCACACTTCCATTCCCCGGCATTATCCCCGATATTGTCGATTTGGAAGGTGATCCAGCACAATCGAATGAAGGTGGCTATCTGATCGTGCGTCATCCTTGGCCGGGGATGATGAGAACGGTTTACGGCGATCCAGAGAGATTCCGCAAGAGCTATTGGGAACATATTCCACCGAAGGATGGTAAGTATGTCTACTTTGCGGGTGATGGCGCTCGCAAGGATGAGGATGGCTATTACTGGGTGATGGGTCGCGTGGATGATGTGATCAATGTGGCAGGACACCGTTTAGGCACGATGGAAATCGAATCGGCGCTAGTTTCCCATCCTGCGGTGGCGGAGGCTGCCGTAGTCGGTAAGCCCGATGAAGTCAAGGGTGAAGATATCTTTGCCTTTGTGATTCTCGAAGGCGATCGCCAACCTAGCGATGAACTTGCTAAGGAATTGAAGAAACACGTTGTTGCCGAAATTGGTGCGATCGCCCGTCCCAGTGAGATTCGCTTTGCGGAGGCATTACCCAAAACGCGATCGGGCAAAATTATGCGGCGTTTATTGCGATCTCTGGCGGCTGGTCAAGAAATCACCAGTGATACTTCAACTCTAGAAGATCGTTCGATTCTTGATAAATTGAGAGAGGGAGCTTAA